A segment of the Acidobacteriota bacterium genome:
GCCCTCGAGACGGCCGAGGCCGGTGTGGCGACGGCGTCCGGGATGGCAGCGGTGACGTCGGCCCTCCTGACGGTCCTCAAGAAGGGCGACCACCTCATCGCGGGTGCGTGCCTCTACGGCGGAACGCACGATTTCCTGACGAAGCACTTCGAGGACCTCGGCCTGAGCTACACCTTCGTCGACGCCGCGGACCCCGGCGCGTGGGCGAAGGCCAGGCGCCCCACGACGCGCCTCTTCCTGGTGGAGACGATCGCGAACCCTCTGATGCGCGTCCCGAGGCTGCGCGAGGTCGTCGACTTCGCGCGCCG
Coding sequences within it:
- a CDS encoding PLP-dependent transferase, which encodes METLAVHAGERRPGPEGSLVFPIYQGTVYSVEPGTDYHDIKYIRLSCTPTQSYVNDKLAALETAEAGVATASGMAAVTSALLTVLKKGDHLIAGACLYGGTHDFLTKHFEDLGLSYTFVDAADPGAWAKARRPTTRLFLVETIANPLMRVPRLREVVDFARR